From a region of the Corallococcus coralloides DSM 2259 genome:
- a CDS encoding CHASE2 domain-containing protein yields the protein MAGETWKMIQERWRHHGRVMLGIALAATLVAWACELGGGLESTEHIAYDDALVRFTGGRGKSTEVVVVVIDQYSIDKISQSPQLQLNFGNWPYTRTLWARIAQELKAAGARAVLFDAVMDERTADESADLGFAQALRETGLPFYVGMSTSGTADQLARADFQAPVPLTAPEAAPATSPPEDDSFPEEFEDAKAPATPVLTPEALARALAFPASRTDGRPLEALAPKHYPVPPTPALLGAVNGVGLVDMEADGDGSMRRTHFAYTDGTNTYVTLPVRMMADLLGAKEVTLSGRTLRLGERTWHVDDDGSAALDYGGSLEERFVAVRLFAVLNDWIHRSQGEDLEVAAGTFQDKVVIIGGTAVGLNDIKATPFSATEPGMVKQATVVDTLLSGTFITRAPLAVDLGLTFFVALVSAVLLMTVRWTPLEVAWPVALVLGLHVLTGLLLKTSHTHVRMAMHALAGVGASVAALAFNHLVANRETQFIRQAFHRFMEPKLVEQMIRSRQLPRLDGENKEITAFFSDIRGFSTFSERFKEDPRQLVRILNTYLTAVSGALLREGGCLDKYIGDAVVCLFGAPMAQEDHAVRACRGALAAKAAVDALRVDFREKGFPDVYTRIGVNSAVNFVGNFGSDQLFSYTAIGDGMNLAARLEGANKAYGSVIMIGPRTYELAKEHIEVRELDRVRVAGKTEAVTVYELLALKGQLDASTRHTVARYHTALGLYREARFAEAAAVLEAEAARSPEDGPTAKLLERCREYLETPPEKFDGVANLEK from the coding sequence GTGGCGGGTGAGACGTGGAAGATGATCCAGGAGCGCTGGCGCCATCACGGACGCGTGATGCTGGGGATCGCGCTGGCGGCCACACTCGTCGCGTGGGCGTGCGAGCTGGGTGGGGGCCTCGAAAGCACGGAGCACATCGCCTACGACGATGCGCTGGTCCGGTTCACTGGCGGTCGGGGGAAGTCCACGGAGGTGGTCGTGGTGGTCATCGACCAGTACTCCATCGACAAAATCAGCCAGAGTCCGCAGCTTCAGCTCAACTTCGGCAACTGGCCGTACACACGCACGCTGTGGGCGCGTATCGCGCAGGAGCTGAAGGCCGCGGGAGCCAGGGCCGTGCTGTTCGACGCGGTGATGGACGAGCGGACAGCCGACGAGTCCGCTGACCTGGGCTTCGCGCAGGCGTTGCGTGAGACAGGCCTCCCCTTCTACGTGGGCATGTCGACCAGCGGCACGGCGGACCAGCTGGCTCGCGCGGACTTCCAGGCCCCCGTACCGCTGACGGCTCCAGAGGCCGCTCCTGCCACCAGCCCTCCGGAGGACGACTCCTTCCCCGAGGAGTTCGAGGACGCGAAAGCCCCGGCCACGCCCGTGCTGACGCCCGAGGCCCTGGCGCGGGCGCTCGCCTTCCCCGCCAGTCGGACGGATGGGCGTCCGTTGGAAGCGCTTGCGCCAAAGCACTACCCGGTGCCTCCGACTCCCGCACTGTTGGGCGCGGTGAACGGGGTCGGGCTGGTGGACATGGAGGCGGATGGGGATGGCTCCATGCGCCGCACGCACTTCGCGTACACGGACGGCACCAACACCTACGTGACGCTGCCAGTGCGCATGATGGCGGACCTGCTGGGAGCGAAGGAGGTCACGCTCTCCGGCCGCACCCTCCGCCTGGGCGAGCGCACGTGGCACGTGGACGACGACGGGAGCGCCGCGCTGGACTACGGCGGTTCGCTGGAAGAACGCTTCGTGGCGGTGCGCCTCTTCGCCGTGCTGAACGACTGGATCCACCGGTCCCAGGGCGAAGACCTGGAGGTGGCCGCGGGCACGTTCCAGGACAAGGTCGTCATCATCGGCGGCACGGCGGTGGGCCTCAATGACATCAAGGCCACGCCCTTCTCCGCCACGGAGCCTGGAATGGTGAAGCAGGCCACGGTGGTGGACACGCTGCTGTCGGGAACGTTCATCACCCGCGCCCCCCTGGCCGTGGACCTGGGCCTGACGTTCTTCGTGGCGCTGGTGTCCGCGGTGCTGCTGATGACGGTGCGCTGGACACCGCTGGAGGTGGCCTGGCCGGTGGCGCTGGTGCTTGGGCTGCACGTGCTCACGGGCCTGCTGCTCAAGACATCCCACACGCACGTGCGGATGGCGATGCACGCGCTGGCGGGCGTGGGCGCGAGTGTGGCCGCGCTGGCGTTCAACCACCTGGTGGCCAACCGCGAGACGCAGTTCATCCGGCAGGCGTTCCACCGCTTCATGGAGCCGAAGCTGGTGGAGCAGATGATCCGCTCGCGGCAGCTGCCGCGCCTGGATGGGGAGAACAAGGAGATCACCGCGTTCTTCAGCGACATCCGCGGCTTCTCCACCTTCAGCGAGCGCTTCAAGGAGGACCCGCGCCAGCTGGTGCGCATCCTCAACACGTACCTCACGGCGGTGAGCGGAGCGCTGCTGCGCGAGGGCGGGTGCCTGGACAAGTACATTGGCGACGCGGTGGTGTGCCTCTTCGGCGCGCCCATGGCCCAGGAGGACCACGCCGTGCGCGCGTGCCGGGGCGCCCTGGCGGCGAAGGCGGCGGTGGACGCGCTGCGCGTGGACTTCCGCGAGAAGGGGTTCCCGGACGTGTACACGCGCATCGGCGTGAACAGCGCGGTGAACTTCGTGGGCAACTTCGGCAGCGACCAGCTCTTCAGCTACACGGCCATTGGCGACGGCATGAACCTGGCCGCGCGCCTGGAGGGCGCGAACAAGGCCTACGGGTCGGTCATCATGATTGGCCCGCGCACGTACGAGCTGGCGAAGGAGCACATCGAGGTGCGCGAGCTGGACCGGGTGCGGGTGGCGGGCAAGACGGAGGCCGTCACGGTGTACGAGCTGCTCGCGCTCAAGGGTCAGCTGGACGCGTCCACCCGGCACACGGTGGCGCGCTACCACACAGCCCTGGGGCTGTACCGCGAGGCCCGCTTCGCGGAGGCCGCGGCGGTGCTGGAGGCGGAGGCCGCCCGGTCACCCGAGGACGGGCCCACCGCGAAGCTGCTGGAGCGCTGCCGCGAATATCTGGAGACGCCTCCGGAGAAGTTCGATGGCGTCGCGAATCTGGAGAAGTGA
- a CDS encoding ferritin-like domain-containing protein, whose protein sequence is MSKENIADVGANRTGIKTSPIDSKDIIAQAQKAEPSSPGDARAIAEVRKQYTREAADGLGSVPPPASLKGMAKTAVDMLKGGKPTVLIDKLGERLAFERSGVRLYEGALSKLDVFGSWEGGPSRELLTKILEDELGHFALLMEAMEKLGADPTAMTPSADLTSVISMGVPAAISDARTNLRQAMQALLVAELTDNASWELLIDLARGLGHDSLADRFQLALDAEAEHLALVKGWLAAGVATEARAPMDAAAVPAQP, encoded by the coding sequence ATGAGCAAGGAAAACATCGCCGACGTCGGCGCGAACCGCACCGGCATCAAGACGTCGCCCATCGACAGCAAGGACATCATCGCCCAGGCGCAGAAGGCGGAGCCCAGCAGCCCGGGTGACGCGCGGGCCATCGCGGAGGTGCGCAAGCAGTACACGCGAGAAGCCGCGGACGGCCTGGGCAGCGTGCCACCGCCCGCGAGCCTCAAGGGCATGGCGAAGACCGCGGTGGACATGCTCAAGGGCGGCAAGCCCACCGTGCTCATCGACAAGCTGGGGGAGCGGCTCGCCTTCGAGCGCAGCGGCGTCCGGCTCTACGAGGGAGCGCTCTCCAAGCTGGATGTCTTCGGCAGCTGGGAGGGAGGGCCTTCGCGGGAGCTGCTCACGAAGATCCTCGAGGACGAGCTTGGCCACTTCGCGCTCCTGATGGAGGCCATGGAGAAGCTGGGCGCGGACCCCACGGCGATGACGCCGTCGGCGGACCTCACCTCGGTCATCTCCATGGGCGTGCCCGCGGCCATCTCCGACGCGCGCACCAACCTGCGGCAGGCCATGCAGGCGCTGCTGGTGGCGGAGCTGACGGACAACGCGAGCTGGGAGCTGCTCATCGACCTGGCGCGCGGCCTGGGCCATGACTCGCTGGCGGACCGCTTCCAGCTGGCGCTGGACGCGGAGGCCGAGCACCTGGCCCTCGTGAAGGGCTGGCTCGCGGCGGGCGTGGCCACGGAGGCGCGCGCGCCCATGGACGCCGCGGCCGTTCCCGCGCAGCCCTGA